The genomic window GTTCAGTGCAAAACTCAATGGTTGATTTTCCTTAACAAATCGCCATCAATGGGTGGAAGGCAAGCAGGATCAGAATCAAGGCGAGAGGTTTGTAGGGGGCTTTAAGTCTTTGCCCCATCATAGTCCCACACTTGCTATTACTTCTTTCCCCTGCTCCAACTTTGTGTTACTGGGGAAATCATGTGACAAATGTCATGTCAAGCTTGGTGCTTAAGGAGGATTTGGAGCAGAGGAGCTGCAGGCAGGGAAAGGGCCAGGAAGCCCTGGTCTCCTCTGGTCCAAATTTTCTCCCAAGGGAAAAGCATCTATGGAtttgtgctacacacacacatatttagcGTTCAGACCCCTGCTTAATGTGAGTGCAGAGTTTGAAATTTAATTCAATGAAGAATGACCAGATCACATTGAACTGAGTATATTTATCTGCTTCTTAGACCAGCATCCATTAATCTACGTCCCTCTTCTtatattgcaatatttatttatttgctgtgaAATTCCTTTCCTAAACTATTAGTCATTTAGATACCAGCTGTTTCAACATTTAACAGCGCAGTTATGTACATGGCTACTCTGAAGTAAGACTTCTCGAGCCCAGACGAGAGTGCACAGAATTACCACCTGCTTGAGCAGTCTTCAGGTGGTGGTGATAAGATGGTAGAAGAATCTTCACATCACTCCTTCCAGGGCAGAAGGTGTATGGGAGCTGCTTTGCTGTCCTTTTCTTTCCctatgatatatatattttaaaaatctttcccACAAACATAAATGGGAGAGAAAACCACTTTTCTACCTCAAGGACTCAGATAGTTTCATGCTGTTGGGGGGGCCTTTtcaacagccttcaccaacacaCTTCCTTTCATGAATTCCCCAAACACAAATGGATGGAAATAGCAATTttttggcaaaaataaaaataaaaatgaataactgCATATCAGGAGAAGTATTTCGTTCTAAGCACCCTCTTGACTGCGTCCTTCACATCCTTGTTTCTTAGGCTGTAGATCAAGGGGTTTAACATGGGGATCAGTACAGTGTAGAACATGGAGACTGTCTTGTCTTCATCTTCTGAGGAGCTAGAACTGGGCCGGACATAGATGAAGAAGAGGCTCCCAAAGAAAAGAGAGACAGCGGTGAAGTGAGAAAAGCAGGTAGAGAAAGCCTTGTGCCTCCCTTCACTGGAGCGGATCCTCAAGGTGGCTGCAAGGATGTAGATGTAAGAGATGATGACAATAACGCCACTGACTGTTCCAAACATGAAGGAGAGACCAAAGAGCACAATCAAGTTGAAACTTGTGTCAGAGCAGGAGAGCGATATGACTGCAGGGATGTCACAGAAGAAATGGTTGATTGTGGACTTGCAGAAAGTTAACTGGAAAGTTAAGCTGGTGTGTGTCGTTGCATTTAGTAGCCCTGCGAGATAGGGTCCAACCATCAGCTGGGCACAAATTTTCCTGGACATGATGACTGTATAGAGAAGAGGCTTGGAAATAGCTACGTACCGATCGTAAGCCATGGCTGCCAAGATGAAACACTCAGTGGCCACAAAGAGACAAAACATAGCCATCTGTGTTGCACATCCAGGCAAGGAAATGCTTTTGCTTTTCACGACAAAATCCATCAACATCTTAGGGGTGACGACGGAAGAATAGCAGAGGTCCACAAAGGACAGCTGgctgaggaagaagtacatgggggtgTGAAGTCGAGAATCGATTCTGATTAATAGGATCATCCCAAGATTCCCCACAATGGTGATGAGGTAGATTACAAGGAAGAATATGAAAAGCAAGATTTTCAGCCCTGGTGAGTCAGTGAAGCCCAAAAGTATGAACTCATATATGGTGCTGTGATTTTCCCTTGACATGCTTTTTAGTTCTGTAGAGAATATAGAGAAGAAAAGATAAGCGGTTTCTGTAACATAAACTCAAGTTTGGATCACAGAAAACTCTGAATCCTTCTATCCTGCTGGCTATCATGCCTCCTGTGGTTATACCGGTGCTGAACCAGAGCATTTTGTTGTCTGAGGCAAACTAGAAAATGCTCTGCCAGTCATTGAACTAGGACTAGGACACTGAACAAAAAGCAGATGATAACTGCCACCCCCATTATCTTAGACACACCctcttaagcattttttaaaaatgcatttgtttagtTTTGTTGAGTGTTGAGCATACATTGAGCAGAAGGTTTGAGTCAGTGACTTCCAAAGTCTGTGTCAACCCTAAAACGATTAGATTTTGGGCTTCTGGTTTCCCTCTGTCTTATTgatgattgagggtaattatccttgTAAATTTCCCgcagggatgggggtgggatgGGCTTCACTCGCAGTTTGTCTCGGTACCTGGCTCTTGTTCCGGCATGGAATGTGGGAGTCAGGGTGGCGCCGAGTACAGAAGCGCTTTGCCTGCCGAAAACCCTCCAACGTCACCATTAAGAAacagaggttctcctgttaattagagcttaattGTACTAAAGTACAGGCATGTGCTGGAAGAGATGATATCACAAACTGTGGAACAAACCAACTGCAAGGACTGAACTTGAGATAAGACTTCATTCAGTGcaaaagacgggggggggggctacgctttctttatttaaagttttcttctctacatttatgattcggcaaccctcctctcctcctctgaatgttagttcaaattatatttgtagaagcaaggatggaagaaattggaatttAAACATGGAATATAACATCAAActgaactgtgtgtgtaaaaaaaggaaaaaggaagtgCCCACCTCAGTCAGACTCATTGTAGAGCAGCCTCTGGCCTATATGCAAAATTGTAccatattttcctgtgtataacatgcccccatgtataagacaccccctatttttggggattCCAAATGCATAAAATGGGGTAGATTGCCcagagatgttgagctttttggggaggggggattgaccacaattgttgagctttttttgggggggggatgtccaAAGTTGtagagggttttattttttttggggggggagactgaAAATTGCTCACCCATCTGAGTTACGCTTTGCCGAAAACAACAATCAACTGTCCCATCACTGATAGCAGCAGCCAATCGACTGGCCAATTGTCGCGGTGACAGTCAATCGATGCCAGACCTCATCATCGCCACCAATCATCCACCCAATCACCACTTGCTATCCCCGGCTCGAGGCAGGaaccaaccccccacccacccaattcaCTATCTATGTATAAGACGAACCAAAATTCTAAACATAATTTAATCATAGAAaacattgtcttatacatggaaaagtacagtactttAGGGGGAATCTTCTGGGTACCGATTCATCATTCAGAATCAATGACTAGGCAAAGTTTCCATTTTTGTCATCCTTTATCTGTTATGAAgccaataaataatattttctgaGCTTTGTCGGCTACTTAGTGGCATGCAGGAAGTATGCAAAATAACTTCTGACCTCCACCTGATGATGATCCTACAAATTGCCTCCTCCCGACATAATGCTGTGTACAGCATAAACCAGAAATTATTAAGAGAGCCTACCATTGTGCTCATGGCTTTGCTGCAGTTTAATTCCTTCATCCATCATCTATTCTGAGACTCTTTCCCCAAACATATGCTTCTTCAGCTGAAATTCTGCAGGGGTGCCCCTGCTTCTATCACTGAAGTAGTATCTACAGGGATGATATAGCCAATGGTCTGCCATAAAGCGATACCTCATTCTGGGAATTTGTGATATGGTCTCTCTGAGGAATTCGAAAGCTCTAGTGGCAATTGCAATTAGCTGTTCTACAATGGAGCAATTTTTCCATGGGTAGGAAAGTTAAGAGGAAAAAACATTGCCAATAAGAAATATAATCAACCATGTATTAGGTTAACTAATAGGTTACAAATACACATAGGTTACAAATATACATATAATTCAACAAAAGTGATGTGCGTAACAATCAAATGCAATAATATGTCTTTCAAGGTAGGGCTGCAGATTTGCTCGGATTAGGCATGAATCTGGGACGAATATCTCTGCCTGCCTACCTGCaatgtagtggtcagagtgtcagactaggagctgggagaccagggttcgaattgctactcagtcacaaagctcactgggtgacttttgaCCACTCAGCCTGATGTATGTCACAGTGAGCACTTACACTTTGGTactttgtgggtgccctttgcaggatcactcgcggtgctacagttcccagggagctggATGGCAAACAGGGGCTcacctgcctctcagtgttattatttggagtttcacgcccagcctcagtagtcaagtttcattgctgggaggtggggccagtcccATTATACATAGGGGTAGAGCCGACagtagccaggcagtcggctcagGAGAttcacccaccctcccctcccttagtttaatgttttattgtttgcaggttaactttttctccCTGGGAtgcacgcccaaggcctaagccaaggtcttcctacatttggaagtttaataaagttgtggcctgattttaattccataacacgtcagtgtctttattcctttcttatgatccctgggggctggggctatCGCAGCCTGGTCACGCAaagttattgtggggattaaatgaggggagaactccttggaggaaaggtgggatataaatgccattattgttgttgttgttgttgttgttgttgttgttgttgttgttgttgttgttgttgttgttgttgttattttactttCAGAGAGTTGGAGGATTTCTTGGTGGTttttaatattagtattattGACACATTTCTTAACCTTCCCCAAGTGGAGCAGTGCAAGGTGCAATTTTGCGACTAACCGCTGTAGATTCCAATCAGGAAATGACATTATCAGAGCTCTCTTTTTTTACTTCCAACCACAGTGCTTTGGGGAGGAAGTAAAAAGAACGCTTCAAGCAGCAATCCTATTAACACaactggaagtaagtcccattaaactcggggggcgggggggggacttACTTATAGGTAGGCACACAGAGTCTGGTGCTGTCggtgatgtctctgctctttGCTTGTTGGCAGCCAAGCCAAAAATGATGGTCCCCAGTGCCAGCCCCCTCTTCCCTGGTCACTCCCCTATGGCCTTTCACTTGGAAAGAATATGTGGATGGTGACTGGCTGGACATCACtgcttgaagattttttttttttttaaacagaatttattaacattttcataatataacacaaacccaaccccacacctacaaatacaaaaacaaatacaaatacacataaagtcaggattcttcttcttatttgtaaccttacaaagaaaaaaaaatttctagttcagaatcttgacgcttgacttcccccgccttttcaccttcggttttaattcaatatactatttccttaacaacttttctctgtaaaaaatttaactttacttaagaaaaaaaagaaaacatacttatctcaatctttgcattataccttaaatcgtaaccaaatattcttatagctaaacttatttcttctgtcctttatcatgctgcttttaacttaaaattcaatatctccttacttatttaaaataaacttatcattaacagacttcacactccgacttcggataccatggcagaccatttagattatacatttaattcttcaacccactccccctctgtccattgtcttttcctgtctttctccagcaccaaatctcccattgtcttcctccaagtgtccacagatccaggctgcatccacagcaaaccccgcatcgagcctccgggcgtttctcatctgcattctgggctcctccgtttcttttgcttcttcttcttgtaaaaattctaattccatgtcctttgcccccgagctgccacctcggggtctggatattgtaagttttcccatttccagttgcttttcccggatttgcccagccatctcagaccatctttcaaacgcccctcccagctctttgccaaggcatgattccattgtgtagaacttttgaaaagcctcctctgtggaaagtagatcttttttatgaataattccactcaagacttgtagtttccgattaagcagttccatctgcaaaatagtgagcttttcctcatcctttaaatatgagttcgatgccagtgtgagcgcgaagtccagcattttaagagagaggatgAGTGTcggatttcagttcctgtctcttccttcctttgtttcaaatttttcctacgacacaccaagtcgccgccatttctccgaagcaggagtataaagaccaagacttcaagcggagatatttttcccccagttaacccccgaagggagatctcaacagactcagttttcaaattccaaatactttctattgattgttgtggcagcagtcacttaaagagttaatttctttcaccagccgaagggagggaggcgggctgcctttcttctttcccccagagcattccaggaaaacaaagagtcaatcaattactcacagcctctgggttcttatcagc from Lacerta agilis isolate rLacAgi1 chromosome 1, rLacAgi1.pri, whole genome shotgun sequence includes these protein-coding regions:
- the LOC117061019 gene encoding olfactory receptor 1019-like, whose translation is MSRENHSTIYEFILLGFTDSPGLKILLFIFFLVIYLITIVGNLGMILLIRIDSRLHTPMYFFLSQLSFVDLCYSSVVTPKMLMDFVVKSKSISLPGCATQMAMFCLFVATECFILAAMAYDRYVAISKPLLYTVIMSRKICAQLMVGPYLAGLLNATTHTSLTFQLTFCKSTINHFFCDIPAVISLSCSDTSFNLIVLFGLSFMFGTVSGVIVIISYIYILAATLRIRSSEGRHKAFSTCFSHFTAVSLFFGSLFFIYVRPSSSSSEDEDKTVSMFYTVLIPMLNPLIYSLRNKDVKDAVKRVLRTKYFS